The DNA sequence GTATATAATCACACACAATTTTCTTTTTATGAAAGAACTGAAGGAAAATAATTATTGCAAATACTTGGCGGACCTCCCCACCACAAACTATTTAAATATCATTAAAAAGTGACATAAAGCCCCTCAACCTTTTTATGAAATATGATTCACAACGCTGATAAGAAAGAAACACTTCCACAATCACAATAACACACACTCTAGATGGGTTCATTGTTTGCTGTTATGTACCATTTAAACATAAGCCAAACTACTAGTAAATTTCATGATTTGGGGGAAGAATTTTTAAAAGGAATTCTCTGTGACTGCTTTAAATTTTGCTCTGGTACCTTTTCAGGTATATGGGAATAAGATGGGCCAAAATGCAAGTCCATAGACTTAATTTTCAAATCCTTATGCCTGTTCTCCACAACTTTAATTTTCATACTTTGCTCTTGTAACTCCTTTTAGGAAATTGAAATCTTATTGCTTGGATGttatgatttttaaaatattaataatttttttctactatAGAATAAATTTAATCAAACTTTAGAGTATAAAGCCTTTTTCTTAGAAGAATTTAAGATATCTGAGGTAGGAGAAGGTGATAGATAAAACTTAGTATTCATGGAACTATTATTGGGACTGAAATGGacaaggaaaatgttatcttctaTATTATTAATGTTTCCCTTCTGGAATAAGATTCTTTTCTCTTAAGACTCTCCTTAGTACCCTCTTCACATCTCTGTTCCTCAGGCTATAGATCAATGGGTTGAGCATAGGAGACAGCACATTGTACACCACACCGGTGATCCTGTCCTTTGCCAAGGAATAGCTAGAAGAAGGCCGTAAATACATAAAAAAAATTGTTCCATAGAAAAGCGTAACTACAGTGAGGTGGGAGGAGCAGGTAGAGAAGGTCTTCCACCTTCGCTCAGTGGACTTGATCTTCAGGATGGTAGTGATGATGCGAATGTAGGAAATtaggataatcaagaagggtagcACTGCTAGCAATGAGGCCTCTGTGAAGATCACCAGCTCATTGATGGAAGTGTCTGTACAAGAGATTTGTAGCAGCGCTGCAAGGTCACAGAAGTAGTGCTGGATCTGATTGGACTTACAAAAGGAAAGCCGGTATGCCAACAATGTATGCAACAAGGCATGCAAAAAGCTGATGATCCAACAGAGAGCTGACATGCTTAGACATACTTTTTTATTCATTATTGTGATATAATGCAGTGGATTACAGACAGCAACATAGCGGTCATAAGCCATGATGGTCAGCAGCATACATTCTGAGCAGGCAAAGACAATGAAGAAATAAAGTTGAGCAATACACTCAGAGAAAGAGATTGTCTTAGAGTCAGAGATTAGGTCACTTAACATTTTGGGGACGGTGACAGAACTGAAACACATATCCACAAAAGATAAATTATAAAGGAATAAATACATAGGGGTATGGAGCTGTGAGTTACTAGTAATTATTGAGAGCATGGTTCCATTTCCCATCAGGTTCATCATGTACATTATCAAGAACACAACAAAAAGAAGACTTCTTAGTTCCACATGTTCTGTGAGGCCCAGGAGAATAAATTCAGGCACTGTTGTCTGGTTTCCCCATTCCATTTCAATCCTCTTAGTGTAGAAATCAATGAAAACATTACACTAACGGAAACATGTCATATGGATAGTGATGTGATATGAAGGGTCATTTTCTCAAGATCAATGATGAGGCGATTCCTCAAATAACTTCAGTTTCAGTCACTTTATCGAATAAAGACTTTTACATTGAACATTTGGTTTCCTCAAATATCCTTTCTGCCATCAGTGGACAGTCGTCTCTGCTGTTTGCTTTTGCATTTTTCTGTAGAGATTTTTGTTCTTCttggtttggttttgtattgGAGAGAACATGAACTTGTCtagcaaaaaggaaaaattaagcgtAATACATTTATCTCGTCACCTTTTAAtaaccccccctcaaaaaaaaaaacacacattaaaaCTAGGCATGCTATATCAGCACATTTCTACCTATATCTAGGAAGATAAATGAGGATACAGAAATACACTCAGGACCTGATTTTATAAGTGGCACCTAAATTTGGAGTCTCATAGTCGAGTTCTGGATGGAACTCAaaattaattggcttaattggtggggtaattgaccatgccattaaagttaatttaaaaaaaaaagaatattcaaTTAAGAGCTCCACACAGAACTCGGAGCAGTCCCTAGTGACTCCTACATTGAGGCGCCTAGAGGCATCTAACAATGCCTGCTTGAAAAGTAGTCATAGTAGACTTTGGTGTCACTAGGTGTCTGTGTTAGGCGCCTGCAAATTAGGCCAAAGAAACACTGGCCTAACTGGCCAAAGAAATAACTGGCCTAATATTAGGATGCCTACCAGCCCATGTCCTAGTAAAGGGgtgggcagtccaccccgggtgatGTCTTGTGGGCACCAGCATCTGTCTTCCcctctgactccccccccccccactaccacgcAAGtgtgccctttcccttcccttgtacctctttaatattCACAGCGTGAATAGCAACTCCAACCTGTTGCTcacgccagtgttggctcttcccctgatatcacttcctggacctgcgcctgggaaatgatgtcagaggaagagctgacaccgGTGCAAGCAACAGGTTTGATTTGCTGTTCGTgccgggaaagttaaagaggtatgggggaagtgaAGGGGTGCGCGCGCAAGTGTTAGGAGAGGGTGAGGAAGGGGCGGATGTGGGtaggaggcagagaagagggtggggaaagGGCACCACCACCTTGGAAGCCTCTCAccctagct is a window from the Geotrypetes seraphini chromosome 1, aGeoSer1.1, whole genome shotgun sequence genome containing:
- the LOC117368570 gene encoding olfactory receptor 1-like; the encoded protein is MEWGNQTTVPEFILLGLTEHVELRSLLFVVFLIMYMMNLMGNGTMLSIITSNSQLHTPMYLFLYNLSFVDMCFSSVTVPKMLSDLISDSKTISFSECIAQLYFFIVFACSECMLLTIMAYDRYVAVCNPLHYITIMNKKVCLSMSALCWIISFLHALLHTLLAYRLSFCKSNQIQHYFCDLAALLQISCTDTSINELVIFTEASLLAVLPFLIILISYIRIITTILKIKSTERRWKTFSTCSSHLTVVTLFYGTIFFMYLRPSSSYSLAKDRITGVVYNVLSPMLNPLIYSLRNRDVKRVLRRVLREKNLIPEGKH